The following are encoded together in the Pseudoalteromonas shioyasakiensis genome:
- the rng gene encoding ribonuclease G, producing the protein MSTELLINVTPSESRVALIENGVLQEIQLERIGNLGIVGNIYLGKISRVLPGMQAAFVDIGLEKAAFLHASDIVNSASIVEGVDEQPIKKVQDIRELVRQGQHIMVQVVKDPLGTKGARLTTDITIPSRYLVFMPDATHVGVSQRIETEEERSRLKKIVAEYGDDDGSFIVRTAAEGASEAELRHDAEFLKKLWQKIVTKRKKTSKESILHEDLTLAFRTLRDYVGEDMERIRVDSKLTYQELKEFTEEFVPLLSGALEYYPGERPIFDLFDVETEIQKALHRKVELKSGGYLIIDQTEAMTTVDVNTGAFVGHRNLEETIFNTNIEATSAIARQLRLRNLGGIIIIDFIDMVSDEHKRRVLHSLESALAKDRAKANINGLSALGLVEMTRKRTRESLEHILCDVCPACSGRGSQKTVETVCYEILREIVRVNRAYAADKFMVYAAPSVSEALINDEYHNLAELELFIGKQVSIQTESLYNQEQFDVVMM; encoded by the coding sequence ATGAGCACCGAATTACTGATCAACGTTACACCGAGCGAAAGTCGCGTTGCGCTTATCGAAAATGGCGTACTGCAAGAAATCCAACTAGAGCGTATTGGCAACCTTGGGATTGTGGGCAATATTTACTTAGGTAAAATTAGCCGCGTACTACCGGGGATGCAGGCTGCGTTTGTCGATATTGGCTTAGAGAAAGCCGCCTTTTTACATGCATCAGACATTGTAAACAGTGCCTCAATTGTAGAAGGCGTTGATGAGCAGCCAATCAAAAAAGTACAAGATATTCGTGAGCTTGTGCGCCAAGGTCAACATATCATGGTGCAAGTGGTTAAAGACCCGCTAGGAACCAAGGGCGCGCGCTTAACAACCGATATTACTATTCCTTCTCGTTATTTAGTGTTTATGCCAGATGCAACACACGTAGGTGTAAGCCAGCGCATTGAAACGGAAGAAGAACGTTCGCGTTTAAAGAAAATTGTTGCCGAATATGGTGATGATGACGGCAGCTTTATTGTTCGTACCGCAGCAGAAGGGGCGTCGGAAGCTGAGCTACGTCATGATGCGGAATTCTTAAAAAAACTGTGGCAAAAAATCGTCACCAAGCGCAAAAAAACCAGTAAAGAAAGCATCTTGCATGAAGATTTAACACTGGCGTTTCGTACTCTACGTGACTACGTAGGTGAAGACATGGAGCGTATTCGTGTTGACTCAAAACTAACCTATCAAGAGCTTAAAGAATTTACTGAAGAATTTGTGCCGCTGTTATCGGGAGCACTAGAGTACTACCCGGGTGAGCGACCTATTTTCGATTTATTCGATGTTGAAACCGAGATCCAAAAAGCGCTACATCGTAAAGTTGAGCTTAAATCGGGTGGTTATTTAATTATCGACCAAACCGAAGCGATGACAACCGTTGATGTAAATACCGGTGCGTTTGTTGGCCATCGTAACCTAGAAGAAACCATTTTTAATACTAATATCGAAGCGACCTCAGCAATTGCTCGTCAGCTACGTTTACGTAACTTAGGCGGCATCATTATCATCGACTTTATCGATATGGTTAGTGATGAGCACAAACGCCGAGTCTTGCATTCACTTGAGTCTGCGCTTGCAAAAGATCGTGCAAAAGCCAACATAAACGGCTTATCTGCACTAGGCTTAGTAGAGATGACCCGCAAACGCACCCGCGAAAGCTTAGAGCACATTCTTTGTGATGTGTGTCCTGCGTGTTCAGGGCGCGGCTCGCAAAAAACAGTAGAAACGGTTTGCTACGAAATCTTGCGTGAAATCGTTAGGGTAAACCGTGCTTATGCAGCTGATAAGTTTATGGTTTACGCAGCTCCTTCGGTAAGTGAAGCATTGATCAACGATGAGTATCACAACCTTGCTGAGCTGGAACTATTTATCGGTAAGCAAGTCAGTATTCAAACAGAGAGTTTATATAACCAAGAACAGTTTGATGTGGTAATGATGTAA
- the gorA gene encoding glutathione-disulfide reductase: protein MAQHFDYIAIGGGSGGIASANRAAMRGAKVALIEAKHMGGTCVNVGCVPKKVMWHGAQIAEAINAYAPDYGFDVELKGFSWAKLVESREAYIGRIHQGYNKYLSSNGVTVINGFAKFVDNKTVEVNGELYTADHILVAVGGRPTIPNIPGAELGIDSNGFFELDAQPKRVAVVGAGYIAVEIAGVLHSLGTETHLFVRKNKPLRTFDPYIVDTLVEIMAKEGPTLHTDCTPKEVVKESDGSLTIHFENGHSQNVDEVIWAIGRTPTTDKINLAAAGVEVTEGGYVKVDEFQNTTAENVYAVGDIIENGIELTPVAVKAGRTLSERLFNKELPDDLKMDYELVPTVVFSHPPIGTIGLTEQQAIDQYGSDNVKVYKSSFAAMYTAVTQHRQACNMMLVCAGEDEKVVGLHGIGFTVDEMIQGFAVAMKMGATKADFDAVVAIHPTGSEEFVTMR from the coding sequence ATGGCTCAGCATTTTGATTACATTGCAATTGGTGGTGGTAGTGGCGGTATTGCCTCTGCAAACCGTGCAGCAATGCGTGGCGCAAAAGTCGCTCTTATTGAAGCAAAACACATGGGTGGTACCTGTGTAAACGTGGGTTGTGTTCCAAAGAAAGTAATGTGGCACGGCGCACAAATTGCTGAAGCAATTAACGCATATGCACCTGACTACGGCTTTGATGTTGAATTAAAAGGTTTTAGCTGGGCTAAATTAGTTGAAAGCCGCGAAGCGTATATTGGTCGTATTCACCAAGGTTACAACAAGTACTTATCTAGCAATGGTGTAACTGTAATCAATGGCTTTGCTAAGTTTGTTGATAACAAAACAGTTGAAGTAAATGGTGAGCTATACACGGCAGACCATATTCTTGTTGCTGTTGGTGGCCGCCCTACTATTCCTAACATTCCAGGCGCTGAGCTTGGTATTGATTCAAATGGCTTCTTTGAACTAGACGCACAGCCTAAGCGTGTTGCAGTTGTTGGTGCAGGCTACATTGCCGTTGAAATCGCTGGTGTACTTCATAGCCTTGGTACAGAAACACACTTGTTTGTTCGTAAAAACAAACCACTTCGTACTTTTGACCCATACATCGTTGATACGCTTGTCGAGATCATGGCGAAAGAAGGCCCGACTCTTCACACTGATTGCACACCTAAAGAAGTAGTTAAAGAAAGCGATGGTAGCTTAACAATTCACTTTGAAAATGGTCACAGCCAAAACGTTGATGAAGTTATTTGGGCAATTGGCCGTACACCAACAACTGACAAGATCAATCTTGCTGCGGCAGGTGTTGAAGTAACTGAAGGCGGTTACGTTAAAGTAGACGAATTCCAAAACACGACAGCTGAAAACGTATACGCAGTTGGCGATATCATCGAAAACGGTATTGAGCTTACGCCAGTAGCCGTTAAAGCAGGTCGTACTCTATCAGAGCGTTTATTCAATAAAGAATTACCTGATGATTTAAAAATGGACTACGAGCTAGTACCTACAGTGGTATTCAGCCATCCACCAATCGGCACAATTGGTTTAACAGAGCAGCAAGCGATTGATCAATACGGCAGCGATAACGTTAAAGTATATAAATCAAGCTTTGCAGCAATGTACACAGCGGTTACTCAGCATCGCCAAGCATGTAACATGATGCTTGTGTGTGCTGGCGAAGACGAAAAAGTTGTTGGCTTACACGGCATTGGTTTTACCGTTGATGAAATGATCCAAGGCTTTGCAGTTGCAATGAAGATGGGCGCAACCAAAGCAGACTTTGATGCTGTTGTGGCAATTCACCCAACTGGATCTGAAGAATTTGTAACGATGAGATAA
- a CDS encoding carbon-nitrogen hydrolase family protein — MKANPHPHVVAVQMCSSMNAEQNLALLAETLNQLPATRPLLVCLPESFLIFSKQSQASYELGLQSESYKAKLADLCKQHDIWLAAGTLPVSQQNGKYLAASFLFNNQGDVVAQYNKIHLFDVDVADTTRSYRESDATQAGNDIVVVDSPFGKIGLAVCYDLRFSGLFTAMQRQGAELILVPSAFTTVTGAAHWHILLAARAIETQCYVIAAAQWGEHENGRHTYGHSIIISPWGETLSELASGTGFISHELDLNRLNTIRQDMPVQSQQRFREHLL, encoded by the coding sequence ATGAAGGCTAACCCTCATCCACACGTTGTTGCTGTGCAAATGTGCTCAAGCATGAATGCTGAGCAAAACCTCGCTTTATTAGCAGAGACATTGAATCAGTTACCTGCAACTCGGCCATTGCTAGTGTGTTTACCCGAAAGCTTTTTGATCTTTAGTAAGCAAAGCCAAGCAAGTTATGAATTAGGTCTGCAAAGTGAGTCATATAAAGCGAAGCTTGCTGATTTATGTAAGCAACATGATATTTGGTTAGCTGCTGGAACCCTGCCTGTTTCACAGCAAAATGGTAAGTATTTAGCTGCCTCGTTTTTATTTAACAACCAAGGCGATGTGGTTGCGCAGTACAATAAAATTCACTTATTTGATGTGGATGTTGCCGACACTACGCGCAGTTACCGAGAGTCTGATGCGACGCAAGCAGGCAACGATATTGTGGTGGTCGACTCGCCATTTGGTAAAATTGGCTTAGCAGTATGTTATGATCTACGTTTTAGTGGCTTATTCACCGCCATGCAGCGCCAAGGGGCTGAGCTTATTTTAGTGCCCAGTGCCTTTACCACAGTTACCGGTGCTGCTCATTGGCATATTTTATTAGCTGCACGTGCAATCGAAACACAATGTTATGTGATTGCCGCAGCGCAGTGGGGTGAGCACGAGAATGGCCGCCACACTTATGGCCACAGCATTATTATTTCACCATGGGGAGAAACGCTCAGTGAGCTTGCCTCTGGTACCGGGTTTATCAGCCATGAGCTTGATTTAAACCGCTTGAATACAATTCGCCAAGACATGCCTGTGCAGTCTCAGCAACGATTTAGAGAGCATTTATTATGA
- the mreD gene encoding rod shape-determining protein MreD, whose translation MNSRHFLLIAISIFFALVMALMPLPISFEPYRPDWVLMVLMYWSLAVPHRLNIGTAWVVGLLMDLASGSPLGVNSLTYSVCIFITASNFQKIRNFSLWQQSILIALFLTLYHLMQFWLNHFLMGVYFSPHYMWPVLTGMLCWWWIFLILRKYRRHFRIR comes from the coding sequence ATGAATAGTCGTCACTTTTTGCTGATTGCTATCAGTATCTTCTTTGCATTGGTAATGGCATTAATGCCGTTGCCGATTTCGTTTGAACCATACCGCCCAGACTGGGTGTTAATGGTATTAATGTATTGGTCGTTAGCGGTGCCACACCGTTTAAATATTGGCACAGCTTGGGTCGTTGGTTTATTAATGGACCTTGCATCAGGCTCGCCACTCGGTGTGAACTCACTGACTTACTCGGTGTGTATATTTATCACAGCTAGTAACTTCCAAAAAATTAGAAACTTTTCTTTATGGCAGCAAAGCATTTTAATTGCTTTGTTTTTAACGCTTTACCACCTCATGCAGTTTTGGCTTAACCACTTTTTAATGGGCGTTTATTTTAGCCCGCATTATATGTGGCCAGTACTAACCGGCATGCTTTGTTGGTGGTGGATATTCTTAATTTTGCGTAAATATCGCCGTCATTTCAGGATTAGATAA
- a CDS encoding glutaredoxin family protein, with translation MSKSAILYRMVTDEHICPFGLKSKDLLERHGYDVDDRHLTSREQTDEFKQQHDVKTTPQTFINDKRIGGYDDLRDFFNLPEAGQQGTSYTPVLAIFAVTMLLSCGFTYASGEALFSMQNLMLFVALSMAVLAIQKLQDLFSFSNSFITYDLLAMRVVPYAYVYPFIEAYVAIGMVAKLPALAVAPFSLFIGGIGAISVIKAVYIDKRELKCACVGGDSNVPLGFISLSENLFMIAAGIWMLITF, from the coding sequence GTGTCTAAGTCAGCAATTTTATATCGAATGGTGACCGATGAGCATATTTGCCCATTTGGTTTAAAATCAAAAGATTTATTAGAGCGTCATGGCTACGATGTTGATGATCGTCATTTAACCAGCCGTGAGCAAACTGACGAATTCAAACAGCAGCATGATGTAAAAACCACACCACAAACCTTTATCAATGATAAACGCATTGGCGGTTACGATGATTTGCGCGACTTTTTTAATCTGCCCGAGGCAGGTCAGCAAGGTACTAGTTACACCCCTGTATTAGCGATTTTTGCAGTGACCATGTTACTAAGCTGCGGTTTTACTTATGCCAGCGGTGAAGCTTTATTTTCTATGCAAAATCTGATGCTGTTCGTGGCATTATCAATGGCGGTATTAGCGATACAAAAGCTGCAAGATTTATTCAGCTTTTCTAACTCATTTATTACCTATGACTTACTAGCCATGCGTGTCGTGCCCTACGCCTATGTATATCCATTTATCGAGGCGTATGTAGCGATAGGTATGGTGGCTAAATTACCCGCCTTAGCTGTTGCACCATTTTCATTATTTATTGGTGGTATAGGTGCGATATCGGTTATTAAGGCTGTGTATATCGATAAACGAGAACTGAAATGTGCCTGTGTTGGTGGCGACAGTAATGTGCCGCTCGGCTTTATCTCACTAAGTGAAAACTTATTTATGATTGCCGCAGGTATATGGATGCTTATTACTTTTTAG
- a CDS encoding YhdP family protein produces the protein MKAKTVCFYCLRKLWQVFAITLVLLAVIVSVVKYSLPYANDYKDDIEAFLYERFDVNLAIGSISASWHGQGPALVIEDISFEDNQTSPIALTIDKASLEVNLWESVKTRQLKSNYFVINGFHADVDLPTMLDLGNNQQTSNFEQKELIEGLFLGETGHFAVQDSSLNFTLNDGKERKLILENIVWQNTPEQHQGSGTLALPGISVGSFDARMALNGSTLETMAGDIYVQAANVDVSKWLAQYINTDKQQLTSDINLQTWFSLEKGLISDVKVQWLPSFINWQQNQEAHQISLSEGGFHLFPKQNGWRLKSTGLTFESDLKQWPTLQFEAQLGDKSQIWLKQFDFALLAKLSQLSNFEVLAPFLARQPNGQLSDAYLELGQQDNWQLWFQGEQINWLSLQGIPGGQAIRVDGLINQSAGRIQLYGENNQLLTNGSFSQDIAYNQLNVELDLHHYDDGWRISSDNIWLDNDEVTVAAEMMLSLTDEPRLDLYAEAYAPDAKVAGHYFPLPVMSEKLVNYLNGAIKGGEVNKAQVLFSGPFKGFPFKEQQGQFEVLANVENAKYKFSPSWPEVEDANVILHFENERMDIYSKSGKLVNLSLGESVHVSIADLMNAEILKVAINKRAHGDKLNPFFTATPLAKPLASVFEVVQPQGEATADIELLVNLRSGHVDAIGEVELANIPVYLAQPGITLNHMTGIVKFNNDKIDLKNAKADWMGMPLTANYNSENVADTYRAEIEVKLGLEADPLIEQAHGLLAGYLSGQSDVDINVSLNFLPNDFNYRADVNGNLIGVTSKLPAPYSKSAEQKWPLTAVVQGDRISNLITANVDEQLFFNAILDNGEKKFSNAHLILGAQDLGLNREGFAVSIDLPKTEIVPWFGLIDQIIALTKVKSDAPSVMPAFNNVTGKFNKLALHNIDFNDFEFRLAPKQSDLELKLNAKELRADALIPTGETRRPIQIFTDYLRINFNEVADQTEQNAEPEDLSWLTRVPAIEFNCEDCKVAEYQLDKIKSSLVGENDKLLFTELVIDKGDHVLRGKGQFADGQTRFSGNLQSDDIGELFDEFDITTTVKDSDANIKFDLAWQGAPYSFDVSSLAGELDWRLGEGHLAEISDGGARVFSLLSLDSLVRKLKLDFRDVFSKGFFYNSMQGTMQLEKGIAYTQDTKLDGVPADLTIKGHTNLNTFEIDYDLAVAPQVTSSIPVIVAWMVNPVSGLAALAIDKVIHSARVISEINFKVTGSMNDPVVEEVDRKSREVTLPQAAQSQPQSSTQLKLKDAASSASLDNNEG, from the coding sequence ATGAAGGCAAAAACGGTCTGCTTTTATTGTTTACGTAAGTTATGGCAAGTATTTGCTATTACTCTCGTACTGCTGGCCGTTATTGTCTCTGTGGTAAAGTATTCACTGCCATACGCAAATGATTATAAAGATGACATTGAAGCGTTTTTGTATGAACGCTTTGATGTAAATTTAGCGATTGGCTCAATCTCAGCCAGTTGGCATGGCCAAGGTCCTGCATTGGTCATCGAAGATATTTCTTTTGAAGATAACCAAACCTCACCGATTGCCCTCACCATTGATAAAGCGAGCCTTGAAGTTAATTTATGGGAGTCAGTAAAAACCCGTCAGCTTAAATCGAACTACTTTGTGATCAATGGTTTTCATGCTGATGTTGATTTACCCACTATGCTTGATTTGGGGAATAACCAGCAAACCAGCAACTTTGAGCAAAAAGAACTAATTGAAGGCTTATTCCTTGGTGAAACTGGTCACTTTGCGGTGCAAGACAGTAGCCTTAATTTTACCCTCAATGATGGTAAAGAGCGCAAGCTTATCCTCGAAAACATTGTCTGGCAAAATACTCCTGAGCAACATCAAGGCTCAGGCACGTTAGCGTTACCGGGAATTTCTGTGGGTAGCTTTGACGCCCGAATGGCGCTGAATGGTTCGACTCTTGAAACCATGGCTGGCGATATCTATGTGCAAGCAGCTAACGTCGATGTGTCTAAGTGGCTGGCGCAATATATTAATACCGACAAGCAGCAGCTTACTTCAGACATCAATTTACAAACCTGGTTTAGTCTTGAAAAAGGTCTGATCAGCGATGTGAAAGTGCAGTGGCTACCGAGTTTTATCAATTGGCAACAAAACCAAGAAGCACACCAAATAAGTTTAAGCGAAGGTGGTTTTCATTTATTTCCAAAGCAAAATGGCTGGCGCTTAAAAAGCACCGGACTCACCTTTGAAAGTGACTTAAAACAATGGCCAACCTTACAGTTTGAAGCTCAACTTGGCGATAAAAGCCAAATTTGGTTAAAGCAATTTGATTTTGCATTACTGGCAAAGTTATCGCAGTTAAGTAATTTTGAAGTACTTGCCCCGTTTTTAGCCCGTCAACCCAATGGTCAGTTAAGTGATGCCTATCTTGAGTTGGGTCAGCAGGATAACTGGCAACTTTGGTTTCAGGGCGAACAAATCAATTGGCTGTCGCTGCAGGGCATTCCTGGCGGTCAGGCGATTCGTGTTGATGGCTTAATTAATCAATCAGCTGGGCGAATTCAGCTATATGGCGAGAACAATCAACTGCTAACGAACGGCAGCTTTAGCCAAGATATTGCCTATAACCAATTAAATGTAGAGCTCGACCTTCACCATTACGATGATGGCTGGCGCATTAGTAGCGATAATATCTGGCTTGATAACGACGAAGTGACTGTGGCTGCTGAGATGATGCTCAGCCTGACCGATGAACCGCGGTTAGATTTATATGCTGAAGCCTATGCCCCTGATGCCAAAGTCGCTGGGCATTATTTCCCGTTACCTGTAATGAGCGAAAAGCTGGTTAATTACCTTAATGGCGCAATTAAGGGCGGTGAAGTCAATAAAGCTCAAGTGCTGTTTTCAGGGCCATTTAAAGGTTTCCCGTTTAAAGAGCAGCAAGGTCAATTTGAAGTGTTAGCGAATGTTGAAAACGCTAAATATAAGTTTTCACCAAGCTGGCCTGAAGTTGAAGATGCCAACGTCATTTTACATTTCGAAAATGAGCGCATGGATATCTATAGTAAGTCGGGCAAGCTGGTTAACCTCTCTCTAGGGGAGAGTGTTCATGTCAGTATTGCTGACTTAATGAATGCAGAAATCTTAAAAGTTGCCATTAATAAACGTGCTCATGGCGATAAGCTTAATCCTTTCTTCACGGCAACTCCGCTTGCCAAGCCTTTGGCGAGTGTTTTTGAAGTTGTGCAACCGCAAGGCGAAGCGACGGCCGATATTGAGCTGTTAGTTAATTTACGTTCGGGTCATGTGGATGCGATAGGCGAAGTTGAATTGGCTAATATTCCAGTTTACCTGGCACAACCTGGGATCACGCTTAACCACATGACCGGTATTGTTAAGTTTAATAACGATAAAATCGACTTAAAAAATGCCAAAGCAGATTGGATGGGCATGCCACTTACTGCCAACTACAACAGTGAAAATGTAGCAGATACCTATCGCGCCGAAATTGAGGTAAAGCTGGGCCTTGAAGCTGACCCTTTAATTGAACAAGCTCATGGTTTACTGGCCGGTTACTTAAGCGGTCAAAGTGATGTTGATATTAATGTGTCGCTTAACTTTTTACCAAATGACTTTAATTACCGCGCTGATGTGAATGGTAATTTAATCGGTGTGACCAGCAAGCTGCCTGCACCTTATAGCAAAAGCGCAGAGCAGAAATGGCCATTAACCGCAGTGGTACAGGGCGACCGTATTTCTAACTTGATCACCGCTAATGTTGATGAGCAGTTATTCTTTAATGCGATCTTAGATAACGGCGAAAAGAAATTTAGTAATGCCCATTTAATTTTAGGTGCGCAAGATTTAGGTTTGAATCGTGAAGGTTTTGCGGTATCAATCGATTTACCAAAAACCGAAATAGTGCCTTGGTTTGGCTTAATTGATCAAATTATTGCGCTTACCAAAGTTAAGTCTGATGCGCCAAGTGTGATGCCTGCGTTCAACAACGTAACGGGTAAATTTAATAAACTGGCACTACACAATATCGATTTTAATGATTTTGAATTTCGCTTAGCACCAAAGCAATCAGATTTAGAGTTAAAGCTAAATGCTAAAGAATTACGTGCCGACGCGCTTATTCCAACCGGTGAAACACGCAGACCAATTCAAATTTTTACTGACTACCTGCGTATTAATTTTAACGAAGTCGCAGATCAAACAGAGCAAAACGCTGAACCAGAAGATTTAAGCTGGTTAACCCGAGTCCCAGCCATCGAGTTTAACTGTGAAGATTGTAAAGTGGCTGAGTATCAGCTTGATAAAATTAAAAGCAGCTTAGTTGGGGAGAACGATAAACTCTTGTTTACTGAGCTGGTCATCGACAAAGGCGACCACGTATTACGTGGTAAAGGACAATTTGCTGATGGGCAAACACGCTTTAGTGGTAACTTACAAAGTGACGATATTGGCGAGTTATTTGATGAGTTTGATATCACCACTACAGTAAAAGATTCAGATGCCAATATTAAGTTTGATCTTGCATGGCAAGGCGCACCTTATAGCTTCGATGTATCAAGTTTAGCTGGTGAGTTAGATTGGCGTTTAGGTGAAGGGCACCTTGCTGAGATCAGTGATGGTGGTGCGCGAGTATTCTCTTTACTGAGTTTAGATTCGTTAGTGCGTAAGCTAAAACTGGATTTTAGAGATGTATTCTCTAAAGGCTTTTTCTATAACAGTATGCAAGGCACCATGCAGCTAGAAAAGGGCATAGCTTACACCCAAGATACCAAACTTGATGGTGTGCCTGCTGATTTAACGATTAAAGGCCATACAAACTTAAACACCTTTGAAATTGATTACGACCTAGCGGTTGCACCGCAGGTGACGTCGAGTATTCCAGTGATTGTGGCATGGATGGTAAACCCGGTAAGTGGCCTTGCAGCGTTGGCAATTGATAAAGTGATTCACTCGGCGCGGGTGATCTCAGAGATCAACTTTAAAGTAACAGGTAGTATGAACGATCCTGTCGTTGAAGAAGTAGATCGTAAGAGCCGTGAAGTGACGTTACCGCAAGCCGCGCAAAGCCAGCCGCAGTCGTCGACACAACTAAAATTAAAAGATGCCGCATCTTCAGCGAGTTTAGATAACAATGAAGGCTAA
- a CDS encoding Maf family protein, protein MQTAIYLASASPRRKELLSQVGVEFSQFSVDADESQFPNEAPRDYVERLARLKAQSGVAMGYTDRPVLGSDTVVVIDDTALGKPLDQADFTATMKRLSGRTHQVMTAVAIADSEQVKSCLVVTDVTFKPLSDAEIDAYWHSGEPQDKAGGYGIQGLGGRFVSHLSGSYFAVVGLPLYETEQLLNEFLRG, encoded by the coding sequence ATGCAAACCGCAATTTATTTGGCGTCTGCATCACCGCGCCGAAAAGAGTTGCTCAGCCAAGTTGGCGTTGAGTTTTCTCAATTTAGCGTTGATGCTGACGAAAGCCAATTCCCAAACGAAGCCCCGCGTGACTATGTAGAGCGTCTTGCTAGACTCAAGGCGCAATCGGGCGTTGCTATGGGTTACACTGACCGTCCAGTACTTGGCAGCGATACCGTGGTTGTCATTGATGATACCGCACTTGGTAAGCCGCTAGACCAAGCTGATTTTACCGCTACCATGAAGCGCTTATCTGGCCGTACCCATCAAGTGATGACGGCTGTGGCAATTGCTGATAGTGAGCAAGTAAAAAGCTGCCTTGTTGTCACCGATGTTACATTTAAACCGCTAAGCGATGCTGAAATTGATGCTTATTGGCATAGTGGTGAGCCGCAAGATAAAGCCGGTGGTTATGGTATTCAAGGCTTAGGTGGCCGCTTTGTTAGCCATCTTTCGGGTAGCTATTTTGCGGTTGTCGGCTTACCTTTATATGAGACAGAGCAGTTATTAAACGAATTTTTAAGAGGGTAA
- the tldD gene encoding metalloprotease TldD has product MNTVEQHLLHNSQLTREELEKTLAFIHQHQVDYADLYFQSSHHESWVLEDGLVKEGSYNVERGVGVRAVSGEKTGFSYSDAINLEALNKAATAARSIANAGENKTIQVFSDVAAKEQYAPHQPIQSMSNDDKVSLLRELENYIRQLAPDAEQVISSMSAVYEEVLIAASDGTFATDIRPLIRLNCSVLLEKNGRRERGGAGGGARLDYGYFKELVDGKPRWMEYAEEAVRQAKVNLEAIDAPAGSMEVVLGAGWPGVLLHEAVGHGLEGDFNRKGASAFSGKVGQKVASELCTVVDDGTIADRRGSLNVDDEGTPAAYNVLIENGILKGYMQDKLNARLMGVNPTGNARRESYAHLPMPRMTNTYMLGGEHSQADIISSVKKGIFAPNFGGGQVDITSGKFVFSASEAYLIENGKITQPIKGATLIGNGPEVMQQISMVGNDLALDKGVGVCGKDGQSVPVGVGQPSLKIDNLTVGGTA; this is encoded by the coding sequence ATGAACACGGTTGAACAGCATTTATTACATAACAGCCAACTAACGAGAGAAGAATTAGAAAAAACGCTCGCTTTTATCCATCAGCACCAAGTTGACTATGCCGACCTGTATTTTCAATCAAGCCATCACGAATCTTGGGTGCTTGAAGATGGCTTAGTGAAAGAAGGCTCATACAACGTTGAACGTGGTGTGGGTGTGCGTGCTGTTAGCGGTGAAAAAACCGGTTTTTCATACTCAGATGCGATTAACCTTGAAGCGTTAAACAAAGCCGCAACGGCAGCACGCAGCATTGCCAATGCTGGCGAAAACAAAACGATTCAGGTGTTCAGTGATGTAGCTGCTAAAGAGCAGTATGCGCCGCATCAACCAATTCAGAGCATGAGCAACGATGACAAAGTAAGCCTGCTACGTGAACTTGAAAACTATATTCGTCAATTAGCGCCGGATGCTGAGCAAGTGATCAGTTCAATGTCGGCGGTTTATGAAGAAGTATTAATTGCTGCAAGTGATGGCACCTTTGCCACCGATATTCGCCCGCTTATTCGCTTAAATTGCTCAGTGTTACTTGAGAAGAACGGCCGTCGTGAGCGCGGTGGTGCAGGGGGCGGTGCGCGTTTAGATTATGGTTATTTTAAAGAATTAGTTGATGGCAAACCGCGTTGGATGGAATACGCTGAAGAAGCTGTTCGCCAAGCAAAAGTAAACCTAGAAGCAATCGATGCACCTGCTGGTAGTATGGAAGTCGTACTAGGCGCAGGTTGGCCGGGTGTGTTACTACACGAAGCGGTAGGCCATGGCCTAGAAGGTGACTTTAACCGTAAAGGCGCATCTGCGTTTAGCGGTAAAGTAGGTCAAAAGGTGGCATCTGAGCTGTGTACAGTCGTGGATGATGGCACTATTGCTGATCGCCGTGGTTCATTAAACGTGGATGATGAAGGGACACCAGCTGCGTATAACGTGCTTATTGAAAACGGTATTCTAAAAGGCTACATGCAAGATAAGCTAAATGCCCGTTTGATGGGTGTTAACCCTACTGGTAATGCGCGCCGCGAATCCTACGCTCACTTACCTATGCCGCGTATGACCAACACCTATATGTTAGGTGGCGAGCACAGCCAAGCCGATATCATCAGCTCGGTGAAAAAAGGTATCTTTGCTCCTAACTTCGGTGGCGGCCAAGTAGATATTACGTCAGGTAAGTTTGTATTTAGTGCTTCTGAAGCTTACTTAATTGAAAACGGTAAAATTACACAACCTATCAAAGGTGCAACACTGATTGGCAATGGCCCTGAAGTGATGCAACAAATTTCGATGGTAGGTAACGACTTAGCGCTTGATAAAGGTGTTGGCGTGTGTGGTAAAGATGGTCAAAGCGTTCCTGTTGGAGTGGGCCAACCTAGCCTTAAAATTGATAACTTAACCGTGGGTGGTACGGCTTAA